Proteins from a genomic interval of Salinarchaeum sp. Harcht-Bsk1:
- a CDS encoding DNA-directed RNA polymerase, which translates to MYKRVRVTDTVEVPPEELANVTPELVKRLLQDKLEGLVDEDLGSVVSVTEVHDVGQGRVLPNRPGVYYTAEFDAVTFDPQMQEVVDGVVVEVVEFGAFVGIGPVDGLLHVSQISDEYLAFDGENRQLASNESNRVLAEGDSVRSRIVTKSIDERNPRDSKIGLTAKQPGLGKHGWLEEARQTEDVAAGEQ; encoded by the coding sequence ATGTACAAACGGGTCAGAGTCACCGACACGGTCGAGGTACCGCCCGAGGAGCTCGCGAACGTCACGCCCGAGCTCGTCAAGCGACTGCTCCAGGACAAGCTCGAGGGTCTCGTTGACGAGGACCTCGGCTCCGTCGTCTCCGTCACGGAGGTCCACGACGTCGGCCAGGGCCGGGTGCTCCCGAACCGTCCCGGCGTCTACTACACCGCAGAGTTCGACGCAGTCACTTTCGACCCCCAGATGCAGGAGGTCGTCGACGGCGTCGTCGTCGAGGTCGTGGAGTTCGGTGCGTTCGTCGGCATCGGTCCCGTCGACGGCCTGCTCCACGTCTCCCAGATCTCCGACGAGTACCTCGCCTTCGACGGCGAGAATCGACAGCTCGCCTCCAACGAGTCCAATCGGGTGCTCGCCGAGGGCGACTCCGTCCGCTCCCGGATCGTCACGAAGTCCATCGACGAGCGCAATCCGCGGGACTCCAAGATCGGCCTGACGGCCAAGCAGCCCGGCCTCGGCAAGCACGGCTGGCTCGAGGAGGCTCGACAGACCGAGGACGTCGCGGCAGGTGAGCAGTAA
- a CDS encoding UPF0146 family protein has protein sequence MSDADRTTALADALIEGVRSRQSQESGGGVEPAALLEVGIGERTGIAATLLDRGIAVSAVDVVARAVPDGMAFQRADVTELDAAEFEGIDGVYALRAPPELHRPIADLARTLDVPAAFTTLGGDPPIVPVRPEQLPGGETLYWVTD, from the coding sequence GTGTCGGACGCGGATCGAACGACTGCGCTGGCCGACGCCCTGATCGAGGGGGTCCGATCCCGGCAGTCTCAGGAGAGTGGCGGCGGAGTCGAGCCAGCGGCGCTGCTCGAGGTCGGGATCGGCGAACGGACCGGAATCGCCGCGACACTGCTCGACCGTGGGATCGCGGTCAGTGCCGTCGACGTCGTGGCGCGCGCCGTTCCCGACGGAATGGCGTTCCAGCGAGCGGACGTGACCGAACTCGACGCGGCCGAGTTCGAGGGTATCGACGGCGTCTACGCGCTCAGAGCGCCGCCCGAACTCCACCGCCCCATCGCCGACCTGGCGAGAACGCTGGACGTACCGGCCGCGTTCACGACGCTCGGTGGCGATCCGCCGATCGTCCCGGTTCGTCCCGAACAGCTTCCCGGCGGGGAGACGCTCTACTGGGTGACGGACTGA
- a CDS encoding PIN domain-containing protein, which yields MTRTVAIDTNALMMPVELDVRLFEELDRVLGGASADGGRAGFEPIVPQAVIEELRRLSEGGGGEEAIAASVGYDLATERCMPVDTETAVADDAIVELAREGTADYVVTNDLPLRDRVLDAGVSVLSLRGTDKLAVTQP from the coding sequence ATGACCAGGACCGTCGCGATCGACACGAACGCGCTCATGATGCCAGTCGAACTCGACGTGCGGCTGTTCGAGGAACTCGATCGCGTACTCGGCGGTGCGAGCGCCGACGGTGGCCGGGCAGGGTTCGAGCCGATCGTGCCCCAGGCTGTCATCGAGGAACTCCGGCGGCTCTCCGAAGGCGGCGGTGGCGAGGAGGCCATCGCTGCGAGCGTCGGGTACGACCTCGCCACGGAGCGCTGCATGCCGGTGGACACCGAAACTGCGGTCGCCGACGACGCGATCGTCGAACTCGCTCGAGAGGGCACTGCGGACTACGTCGTCACGAACGACCTCCCCCTGCGCGACCGCGTCCTCGACGCTGGCGTTTCGGTACTTAGTTTACGGGGGACCGATAAATTGGCAGTAACCCAACCGTAG
- a CDS encoding GTP-dependent dephospho-CoA kinase family protein, which produces MSGGEDSGTSADRSASEPDVVLELPEAARGEFKDPFGPVYTDVDALLAEHSGPIVTVGDIVTYHFEQADHQPAVAFVDGRTKRETAPDDVRAELDERPNRITVGNPAGVITADLLGAIADALDTDGPTTIVVDGEEDLATVPVVLVAPLGGTVVYGQPDEGMVAVDVTEDHRAQFRDLLSTFDGDVERALQLLGV; this is translated from the coding sequence ATGTCGGGGGGTGAGGACAGCGGCACCTCGGCGGACCGATCCGCGTCGGAACCGGACGTCGTGCTCGAACTTCCCGAAGCAGCGCGTGGAGAGTTCAAAGATCCCTTCGGGCCCGTCTACACCGACGTCGACGCTCTGCTCGCAGAGCACTCGGGCCCGATCGTCACCGTCGGCGACATCGTCACATATCACTTCGAGCAGGCCGATCACCAGCCAGCGGTCGCGTTCGTCGACGGCCGAACCAAGCGCGAGACCGCGCCCGACGACGTCCGGGCCGAACTCGACGAGCGCCCGAATCGGATCACCGTCGGCAACCCCGCCGGAGTCATCACCGCCGATCTGCTCGGTGCGATCGCTGACGCCCTCGACACGGACGGACCGACGACCATCGTCGTCGACGGCGAGGAGGACCTCGCGACGGTGCCGGTCGTCCTCGTCGCGCCGCTCGGCGGCACCGTCGTCTACGGCCAACCCGACGAGGGGATGGTCGCCGTCGACGTGACCGAGGACCACCGCGCGCAGTTCCGCGACCTGCTCTCGACGTTCGACGGTGACGTCGAACGAGCACTGCAATTACTGGGCGTCTGA
- a CDS encoding RidA family protein → MDRIEVSTGTGWEDHVGYSRAVRVGNQIHVAGTTAVDENGEPVAPGQPYEQANHAFALVEAAIRDAGGEPSDVVSTRMYVTDVEDWEDVGRAHGEAFGDARPAATMVEVSALIDPDLVVEVEATAILETDGENGTDGESGSDAESDSDGESDSDGESDSDGESSSAAESSSDAQ, encoded by the coding sequence ATGGACCGCATCGAAGTGTCCACCGGGACCGGGTGGGAGGACCACGTCGGGTACTCGCGGGCCGTACGCGTCGGGAACCAGATTCACGTCGCCGGAACGACGGCGGTCGACGAGAACGGAGAACCAGTCGCACCGGGCCAGCCCTACGAGCAAGCGAACCACGCGTTCGCACTCGTCGAGGCGGCGATCCGAGACGCCGGAGGTGAGCCGTCCGACGTCGTCAGCACCCGCATGTACGTCACCGACGTAGAGGACTGGGAGGACGTCGGCCGTGCGCACGGGGAGGCCTTCGGCGATGCCAGGCCCGCGGCGACGATGGTCGAGGTCTCGGCGCTGATCGATCCGGACCTGGTGGTGGAAGTCGAAGCTACCGCGATCCTGGAGACAGACGGCGAGAACGGTACTGACGGCGAGAGCGGTTCAGACGCCGAGAGCGATTCAGACGGAGAGAGCGATTCAGACGGAGAGAGCGATTCAGACGGAGAGAGCAGTTCGGCCGCCGAGAGCAGTTCAGACGCCCAGTAA
- a CDS encoding universal stress protein codes for MYDTIVVPTDGSEGPCRAVEQAYRLAAAFDATVHALYVVDETFPAHSHYDVVRENMEDTGESAVERIESNAPEGVTVEKVFLTGVPHEEIIAYAEDHDADLIAMGTNGRTGLSRFVAAGSTTERVVRASPVPVLTARRDDPTADE; via the coding sequence ATGTACGACACGATCGTCGTCCCGACCGACGGGAGCGAGGGGCCGTGTCGGGCCGTCGAACAGGCATACCGGCTCGCGGCGGCGTTCGACGCCACGGTCCACGCGCTCTACGTCGTCGACGAGACGTTTCCGGCGCACAGCCACTACGACGTGGTCCGCGAAAACATGGAAGACACCGGAGAGAGCGCCGTCGAGCGGATCGAATCGAACGCACCCGAGGGCGTGACCGTCGAGAAGGTGTTCCTCACTGGCGTCCCCCACGAGGAGATCATTGCGTACGCCGAGGACCACGACGCCGACCTCATCGCGATGGGCACGAACGGACGGACGGGGCTATCGCGGTTCGTCGCCGCTGGGAGCACGACCGAGCGAGTCGTCCGCGCCTCGCCGGTACCGGTGCTCACGGCCCGTCGGGACGACCCGACGGCGGACGAGTGA
- a CDS encoding 30S ribosomal protein S27ae: MSRHELYGDDGEIDRQPCPRCEDTFLGEHEDRLHCGKCGYTEWK, from the coding sequence ATGAGCCGCCACGAACTCTACGGCGACGACGGCGAGATCGACCGCCAGCCGTGCCCGCGTTGTGAGGACACCTTCCTCGGCGAGCACGAGGATCGACTCCACTGCGGCAAGTGCGGCTACACCGAGTGGAAGTAG
- a CDS encoding non-canonical purine NTP pyrophosphatase encodes MLRFVTGNEGKVEEAREYLPMAVEQTDYDYVEVQSDDLAPIAARGARESFRELGGTEPVAVEDSGLFVDALGGFPGPYSAYAEYTLGIERVYRLVEPEDDHRASFRSVVAYAADADSLDEDVTDDDPDWHDGVTVEDGVAVATFEGTVRGEIVTPRGDGGFGYDPIFEHEGRTMAERSTAEKNAISHRGRALAKLADWLAAQE; translated from the coding sequence ATGCTGCGGTTCGTCACGGGGAACGAGGGCAAGGTCGAGGAGGCGCGGGAGTACCTCCCGATGGCCGTCGAGCAGACCGACTACGACTACGTGGAGGTGCAGTCCGACGACCTCGCGCCGATTGCCGCGCGTGGCGCCCGTGAATCGTTCCGGGAACTCGGCGGCACGGAGCCGGTCGCCGTGGAGGATTCCGGCCTCTTCGTCGACGCCCTCGGGGGTTTCCCCGGTCCCTACTCCGCGTACGCCGAGTACACGCTCGGGATCGAGCGCGTCTACCGTCTGGTCGAACCGGAGGACGACCACCGCGCGTCGTTCCGGAGCGTCGTCGCCTACGCAGCGGATGCTGATTCACTGGACGAAGACGTCACCGACGACGACCCCGACTGGCACGACGGCGTTACCGTCGAGGACGGCGTCGCCGTGGCGACCTTCGAGGGAACGGTGCGTGGCGAGATAGTCACGCCCCGTGGCGATGGCGGCTTCGGCTACGACCCGATCTTCGAGCACGAGGGCCGGACGATGGCCGAGCGGTCGACGGCGGAGAAGAACGCGATCTCGCACCGGGGACGGGCGCTGGCGAAGCTCGCGGACTGGCTCGCGGCCCAGGAGTAG
- a CDS encoding bifunctional N(6)-L-threonylcarbamoyladenine synthase/serine/threonine protein kinase, with protein MRVLGIEGTAWAASAALYDTEDDSFFVETDAYVPESGGIDPRESADHMADAIPEVVAVVLDEARDRVATDAAEAGSAEPPIDAVAFSRGPGLGPCLRIAGTAARAVAHTLDVPLVGVNHMVAHLEIGRHRSGFDAPVCLNASGANAHVLGFHRSRSNTARSASSNERIESDGGRYRVLGETMDTGVGNALDKVARHAGLSHPGGPKLEELAADGDLIDLPYVVKGMDFSFAGIVTAAQDALDDGAAIEDVACSLQETIFAMLTEVAERALSLTGSDELVLGGGVANNARLREMLQGMCEERGAACFMPESRFLGDNAAMIALTGSKMLAAGDTLPIEDSGVRPDYRPDQVPVTWRDGDSSTAVVPAEERERRGAEAVVEVGEDRVVKRRVPKGYRHPDLDDRLRRERTRSEAKLTARARRLGVPAPVVLDVDPVEATIELTRVGDRDLQADLDPALLEQVGTHLATLHADGVVHGDPTTRNVRIVDADVESASDTSVALIDFGLGYDSDHVEDKAMDLHVLEQALDGTADDAVACRDALETAYADAGDPAVLDRLREIEGRGRYQ; from the coding sequence ATGCGCGTCCTCGGGATCGAAGGGACCGCCTGGGCCGCCAGCGCTGCCCTGTACGATACTGAGGACGACTCCTTTTTCGTCGAGACCGACGCGTACGTCCCCGAGAGCGGCGGCATCGATCCGCGCGAGTCGGCCGACCACATGGCCGACGCGATTCCCGAAGTCGTCGCGGTCGTCCTGGATGAGGCTCGCGATCGAGTGGCTACCGACGCCGCCGAGGCGGGCAGCGCCGAACCGCCGATCGACGCAGTCGCGTTCTCGCGAGGGCCTGGCCTCGGTCCCTGTTTGCGGATCGCGGGAACCGCTGCCAGGGCCGTCGCTCACACGCTCGACGTGCCGCTCGTCGGCGTCAACCACATGGTCGCCCACCTCGAGATCGGCCGGCATCGATCGGGCTTCGACGCGCCGGTCTGTTTGAACGCCAGCGGCGCCAACGCACACGTCCTCGGCTTTCATCGCAGTCGATCGAACACGGCGAGATCGGCCTCGTCGAACGAGCGAATCGAGTCCGACGGTGGTCGGTATCGGGTCCTGGGCGAGACGATGGACACCGGCGTGGGCAACGCGCTGGACAAGGTGGCCCGCCACGCTGGGCTCTCCCATCCCGGCGGCCCGAAGCTCGAGGAGCTTGCGGCCGACGGCGACCTGATCGATCTTCCCTACGTCGTCAAGGGGATGGACTTCTCCTTCGCAGGGATCGTCACGGCTGCGCAGGACGCACTCGACGACGGCGCGGCGATCGAGGACGTCGCCTGCTCGCTCCAGGAGACCATTTTCGCGATGCTCACGGAGGTCGCCGAACGAGCACTTTCGCTGACTGGGAGCGACGAACTCGTCCTCGGCGGCGGCGTCGCGAACAACGCCCGGCTACGCGAGATGCTCCAGGGGATGTGCGAGGAGCGTGGCGCCGCGTGTTTCATGCCTGAGTCCCGCTTCCTCGGCGACAATGCGGCCATGATCGCACTCACGGGGTCGAAGATGCTCGCGGCCGGCGATACGCTGCCGATCGAGGACTCGGGCGTGCGACCGGACTACCGTCCCGACCAGGTCCCCGTCACCTGGCGTGATGGTGACTCCTCGACGGCCGTCGTTCCCGCCGAGGAGCGCGAGCGACGAGGCGCGGAGGCCGTCGTCGAGGTCGGCGAGGACCGCGTCGTGAAGCGACGCGTGCCGAAGGGGTATCGGCACCCCGACCTGGACGACCGCCTCCGACGCGAGCGCACCCGATCGGAAGCGAAACTGACCGCTCGGGCGCGCAGACTCGGGGTCCCGGCGCCGGTCGTGCTCGACGTCGATCCCGTCGAAGCGACGATCGAACTGACCCGGGTCGGCGACCGGGATTTGCAGGCCGACCTCGATCCTGCGTTGCTCGAGCAGGTCGGGACCCACCTCGCGACGCTGCACGCCGACGGGGTCGTTCACGGGGATCCCACGACGCGAAACGTGCGGATCGTGGACGCCGATGTCGAGTCCGCGTCCGACACCAGCGTGGCGCTGATCGACTTCGGCCTCGGCTACGACAGCGACCACGTCGAGGACAAGGCGATGGATCTGCACGTCCTGGAGCAGGCACTCGACGGAACGGCCGACGACGCGGTGGCCTGCCGGGACGCGCTGGAGACTGCCTACGCCGACGCGGGCGATCCTGCAGTGCTCGATCGGCTCCGGGAGATCGAGGGCAGGGGCCGATACCAGTAG
- a CDS encoding DUF5787 family protein, translating to MREFGFELSLCARLEARGVPTLDGKDAIVARQLGAGVANPGGRVLDAVLVEPGPAFDDRAAITPERIPASVIDADLGPGRSRRVTDAFDVRPDRARSIAEHAAEIGVLELDRRSGHLHARQVARYPDRWFDRLVGIENKPDLGTPGALEEQLRIDVSLGVADRIVLATESYVTGAHRNRIPDDVGIWRFDPEADELVVIREAALLPAGEPGVEVLERQAGRAEIEVVDPDAKARARRRIAERAYGKGWRTFSFPECEQGTTRNRHGASLPWCAWKDRVVDPASECGPDCPGFEPADAPVVDGQTERMRASPWVAEPEGRKRRQTGLDRY from the coding sequence GTGCGCGAGTTCGGGTTCGAACTGTCGCTGTGTGCTCGGCTGGAAGCCCGTGGAGTCCCCACGCTGGACGGCAAGGACGCGATCGTGGCTCGGCAACTCGGCGCGGGCGTCGCGAACCCCGGCGGCCGAGTCCTCGACGCCGTACTCGTCGAGCCAGGCCCAGCGTTCGACGACCGGGCGGCGATCACGCCAGAACGGATTCCAGCGTCGGTGATCGACGCCGATCTCGGCCCCGGACGGTCCCGGCGCGTGACCGACGCGTTCGACGTGCGGCCAGACCGCGCGCGGTCGATCGCCGAGCACGCTGCGGAGATCGGCGTGCTCGAACTCGACCGACGCTCCGGACACCTGCACGCCAGACAGGTTGCGAGATATCCCGACCGGTGGTTCGATCGGCTCGTCGGCATCGAGAACAAGCCGGATCTCGGGACCCCCGGCGCGCTCGAGGAGCAACTCAGAATCGACGTCAGCCTCGGCGTCGCCGATCGAATCGTCCTCGCGACGGAGAGCTACGTGACGGGTGCCCACCGAAACCGGATACCCGACGATGTCGGCATCTGGCGGTTCGACCCCGAGGCCGACGAACTCGTCGTGATCCGAGAAGCAGCACTACTCCCGGCCGGTGAACCCGGAGTCGAAGTACTCGAGCGGCAAGCGGGCCGCGCCGAAATCGAGGTCGTCGATCCCGACGCGAAGGCTCGTGCCAGACGCCGGATCGCCGAGCGAGCGTACGGAAAGGGCTGGCGAACGTTCTCGTTTCCGGAGTGCGAGCAAGGGACGACGCGCAACCGGCATGGCGCGTCGCTGCCGTGGTGTGCCTGGAAGGATCGGGTCGTCGACCCGGCCAGCGAGTGCGGACCTGATTGCCCGGGATTCGAACCCGCGGACGCACCGGTTGTCGACGGCCAGACCGAGCGAATGCGCGCGTCGCCCTGGGTCGCGGAACCGGAGGGACGCAAGCGACGACAGACTGGGCTCGATCGATACTGA
- a CDS encoding TIGR01548 family HAD-type hydrolase: MQVDAIVLDVDGVLVDVADSYRRAVVETVTHLEGTRFERDVIQPFKDAGGFNNDWELTDALLLYAIAQDAGYDVEVEAFTDAIAEAGGGLDGARAVLRDALGEESATDVESQWDPDAVRDAFQLRYLGAELYREIEGEEPERELRGYIHDEPVLIEPETIEWLEERFPIGVLTGRPAAEADIALDRVGLDVPDDHRFTMDDWEAGKPDPHALRTLAERFDATEVAFVGDTLDDVRTATNAAAADPSRTYHGIGVLTGGLTGEAGRQKYEEAGSSTVVDDVNGLRTLLAPHD; the protein is encoded by the coding sequence ATGCAGGTCGACGCTATCGTGCTGGACGTCGACGGCGTGCTCGTCGACGTCGCCGACTCCTACCGACGCGCCGTCGTGGAAACCGTCACGCACCTCGAGGGCACCAGGTTCGAGCGCGACGTCATCCAGCCGTTCAAAGACGCCGGCGGCTTCAACAACGACTGGGAGCTGACGGACGCCTTGCTGCTCTACGCCATCGCCCAGGACGCCGGCTACGACGTCGAGGTCGAAGCGTTCACCGACGCGATCGCCGAGGCGGGCGGCGGCCTCGACGGTGCCCGTGCCGTTCTCCGCGACGCGCTCGGCGAGGAGTCAGCGACCGACGTCGAGTCCCAGTGGGATCCCGACGCGGTTCGCGACGCGTTCCAGCTCCGATATCTCGGCGCGGAGCTCTATCGCGAGATCGAAGGCGAGGAGCCCGAACGGGAGCTTCGGGGATACATCCACGACGAGCCGGTACTGATCGAGCCGGAGACGATCGAGTGGCTCGAGGAGCGGTTCCCGATCGGCGTGCTGACCGGCCGCCCGGCCGCGGAAGCCGACATCGCCCTCGACCGCGTCGGCCTCGACGTACCGGACGACCACCGATTCACCATGGACGACTGGGAAGCGGGCAAGCCAGACCCTCACGCGCTCCGGACGCTCGCGGAGCGCTTCGACGCGACGGAAGTCGCCTTCGTGGGCGACACGCTCGACGACGTCCGGACCGCGACGAACGCGGCCGCCGCCGATCCGTCCCGGACCTACCACGGAATCGGCGTCCTGACCGGCGGGTTGACCGGCGAGGCTGGCCGGCAGAAGTACGAGGAGGCCGGTTCGAGCACCGTCGTCGACGACGTGAACGGGCTTCGGACGCTGCTGGCGCCCCACGACTGA
- a CDS encoding 30S ribosomal protein S24e: MDVDIIEEDENPMLHRTDVRFRVVHEETTPERLSVRDSLAAMLNKDAEEVVIRKLDTKFGMRETIGTAKVYDDAEYATDIEQDHMLERNKIGVEAEADEEAEEA, from the coding sequence ATGGACGTCGACATCATCGAGGAAGACGAGAACCCCATGTTGCATCGGACCGACGTGCGATTTCGCGTCGTGCACGAGGAGACGACGCCCGAGCGCCTCTCCGTTCGCGACAGTCTCGCTGCGATGCTGAACAAGGACGCCGAGGAGGTCGTCATCCGCAAGCTCGACACGAAGTTCGGGATGCGCGAGACGATCGGCACCGCGAAGGTCTACGACGACGCCGAGTACGCGACCGACATCGAGCAGGACCACATGCTCGAGCGGAACAAGATCGGCGTCGAGGCCGAGGCCGACGAGGAGGCCGAGGAGGCATGA
- a CDS encoding DUF5808 domain-containing protein has translation MVDKPNSGELFGIPYNFEKPSMRRLLSSYWQPGDGMLVKKPFGVGYTLNLANWRSWVVIGIAGALLWQERSGSDEAMAEESSSDEPVEVLVDD, from the coding sequence ATGGTCGACAAGCCGAATTCCGGCGAACTGTTCGGGATCCCCTACAACTTCGAGAAGCCGAGCATGCGGCGGCTGCTCTCCTCTTACTGGCAGCCCGGCGACGGCATGCTCGTGAAGAAGCCCTTCGGCGTCGGCTACACGCTGAACCTCGCGAACTGGCGGTCCTGGGTCGTCATCGGGATCGCCGGCGCGCTCCTCTGGCAGGAGCGCTCCGGCAGCGACGAAGCGATGGCCGAGGAGTCGTCTTCGGACGAACCCGTCGAGGTCCTGGTCGACGATTGA
- the npdG gene encoding NADPH-dependent F420 reductase has translation MQIAILGGTGALGGGLALRLAHDTDHELSIGSRDPERAADAAASYRETLADRGVNSRIESGANPDAAAGAAVVVAAVPATYVADTIETVADRLHEDAIVVSPAVGIDAHAHGFDAAQPAPGSVTATAADAAPASNPVVGAFHTLAAGRLSDLDAALEIDALVVGDDPDARDRIAALVEEIEGLRALDVGPLANAHGVECLTALQLTLMRQNSALEDVGVRFR, from the coding sequence GTGCAGATCGCAATCCTCGGCGGCACCGGCGCACTCGGCGGTGGCCTGGCCCTTCGTTTGGCACACGATACCGATCACGAGCTCTCCATCGGCTCCCGCGACCCGGAGCGGGCCGCGGACGCAGCGGCCTCGTACCGCGAGACGCTCGCAGATCGCGGCGTAAACTCCCGGATCGAGAGCGGTGCCAACCCCGATGCAGCGGCTGGCGCAGCCGTCGTCGTCGCGGCCGTTCCCGCAACGTACGTGGCGGACACCATCGAAACGGTTGCCGATCGACTACACGAGGACGCGATCGTCGTCTCGCCAGCCGTCGGGATCGACGCCCACGCCCACGGGTTCGACGCGGCCCAACCGGCGCCAGGCAGCGTGACCGCAACCGCTGCCGACGCAGCGCCGGCGTCGAATCCGGTCGTCGGCGCGTTCCACACGCTCGCAGCGGGCCGGCTCTCCGACCTCGATGCGGCCCTGGAGATCGACGCACTGGTGGTCGGCGACGATCCAGACGCTCGCGACCGCATCGCGGCGCTCGTCGAAGAGATCGAGGGGCTCCGTGCCCTCGACGTCGGACCACTCGCCAACGCCCACGGCGTCGAATGCCTGACCGCACTCCAGTTGACCCTCATGCGTCAGAATTCGGCGCTGGAAGACGTCGGCGTCCGATTCCGCTGA
- the spt4 gene encoding transcription elongation factor subunit Spt4: MADDRLVCRECHSVVDPDVDACPTCGSSSLTEDWAGYVIIAHPEESEIAEAMGVTEPGAYALKVR; encoded by the coding sequence ATGGCCGACGACCGTCTCGTCTGCCGGGAGTGTCACTCCGTCGTCGATCCCGACGTCGATGCCTGTCCAACCTGTGGCTCCTCCTCGCTGACGGAGGACTGGGCGGGCTACGTGATCATCGCTCACCCCGAGGAGAGCGAGATCGCCGAGGCGATGGGCGTCACGGAGCCCGGGGCCTACGCGCTGAAGGTTCGCTGA
- a CDS encoding translation initiation factor IF-2 subunit gamma — translation MAGSNRHPEVNIGLVGHVDHGKTTLVQALSGEWTDQHSEEMKRGISIRLGYADTTFRKCPEEDGTQAYTVAEECPEHEVETDVLRTVSFVDAPGHETLMATMLSGAAIMDGAVLVVSATEDVPQPQTEEHLMALDIMGLDNLVIAQNKIDLVDREQAVANNEAIEEFVEGTVAEGAPIVPVSAQQGVNMDLLIEAIEDQIPTPERDPDADPRMQVARSFDINRPGTTWEDLLGGVLGGSLVEGTLSVDDEIEIRPGREVEEGGETRYDPISTTVRSIQAGGTPTDEATPGGLLGIGTGLDPSLTKGDALAGQVAGHEGSLPPTWEQFTMSVDLLDRVVGDMDEEEVDEITTGEPLMMTVGTATTVGSVTSARGDEAEVALQRPVCAQEGATIAINRRVGSRWRLIGIGTLTD, via the coding sequence ATGGCAGGTAGCAACCGACATCCGGAGGTGAACATCGGGCTGGTCGGCCACGTGGACCACGGGAAGACCACCCTGGTCCAGGCCCTCTCTGGGGAGTGGACCGATCAGCACTCCGAGGAGATGAAGCGAGGGATCTCGATCCGTCTCGGGTACGCCGACACGACGTTCCGAAAGTGCCCCGAGGAGGACGGCACCCAGGCGTACACCGTCGCGGAGGAGTGCCCCGAGCACGAGGTGGAGACCGACGTGCTTCGCACCGTCTCCTTCGTCGACGCCCCCGGCCACGAGACCCTGATGGCGACGATGCTCTCCGGAGCGGCGATCATGGACGGCGCCGTGCTGGTCGTCTCCGCGACGGAGGACGTCCCACAGCCCCAGACCGAAGAGCACCTGATGGCGCTCGACATCATGGGGCTGGACAACCTCGTGATCGCCCAGAACAAGATCGACCTCGTCGATCGCGAGCAGGCCGTCGCGAACAACGAGGCCATCGAGGAGTTCGTCGAGGGGACCGTCGCCGAGGGCGCCCCGATCGTCCCCGTCTCGGCACAGCAGGGGGTCAACATGGACCTCCTCATCGAGGCGATCGAGGATCAGATCCCGACGCCGGAGCGCGACCCCGACGCCGACCCGCGGATGCAGGTCGCGCGGAGTTTCGACATCAATCGACCGGGCACGACCTGGGAGGACCTCCTGGGCGGCGTGCTCGGTGGCAGCCTCGTCGAGGGAACCCTCTCCGTCGACGACGAGATCGAGATCCGCCCCGGCCGCGAGGTCGAGGAAGGCGGCGAGACGCGGTACGACCCGATCTCGACCACCGTTCGATCGATCCAGGCCGGCGGGACGCCGACCGACGAAGCGACGCCCGGTGGACTGCTGGGAATCGGGACCGGACTCGACCCCAGCCTGACGAAGGGTGACGCGCTCGCTGGGCAGGTGGCGGGCCACGAAGGGTCGCTGCCGCCCACCTGGGAGCAGTTCACGATGTCCGTCGACCTGCTCGACCGCGTCGTTGGCGACATGGACGAGGAGGAGGTCGACGAGATCACCACCGGCGAGCCACTGATGATGACAGTCGGGACGGCCACGACCGTCGGCTCCGTCACGAGTGCCCGCGGCGACGAGGCAGAGGTCGCGCTCCAGCGACCAGTCTGCGCCCAGGAGGGTGCGACGATCGCGATCAACCGCCGCGTCGGTTCCCGCTGGCGACTCATCGGCATCGGCACCCTCACCGATTGA